In Candidatus Vicinibacter proximus, the following are encoded in one genomic region:
- a CDS encoding T9SS type A sorting domain-containing protein gives MKVIRNLHFILCFVLGYGSAQNVYDARQSVILQATVQENPPVIRLDWVLDTANGGYTIWRKAKEENYWRDSLAVLGSGSTTWSDSTVSPEKGYEYQVIKSLPAFPYGDGSANSGAGYIYAGIKIPPTHFSGICLIVVDDTYKNLLTAEINRLQDDLEADGWKPQVIFVNRKDSVSIVKSRIKSWAISNPADNQALFLLGRVPVPYSGEIAPDGHHSDHRGAWPCDGYYADLDGLWTDQTVNISSAASSRNYNKPGDGKFDQNVIPSSVRLQVGRVDFSNMSKFPESEEQLLRRYLDKDHAWRRGKISIEERGLVDNNFRDIEGLGQSGWMNFAPMFGLANVKDLPYHQTLSNQSYLWSYGCGGGGPESASDISSTSSFAKDSLLNIFTMMFGSYFGDWDYPNNFLRAAIASRTCLASTWGNRPVWFLHHMAMGAHIGYSTQMTMNNRGIYKPRYYGGYVSTALMGDPTIKMHVHRPVESLTASQDGLNIRLEWVDPAGSSGYFIYKKTANDSTYKLLNPIPVNGNNYIDACAEKGYVTYMVRSTSIKTSGSGSYSILSAGERVSINSEPTPFFAQSQIVHSDPARNNGSIKIFPKGGCTPYQYIWNTGQTTEEIKSLAPGTYCVTITDCMGCSIIHCATVDLSSSLELLPGMVHAILYPNPARDHFVLQLTFSELQDVHLYLTNLQGKKIDDRHESGKEINLKWNTQALSPGLYWLNIVSAKGHVTIPFIHFL, from the coding sequence ATGAAAGTAATCAGAAACCTGCATTTCATTCTTTGCTTTGTACTAGGGTATGGTAGTGCACAAAATGTGTACGATGCCAGACAATCCGTAATTCTGCAAGCAACCGTTCAGGAAAACCCTCCGGTGATTAGGCTCGATTGGGTTTTGGATACTGCTAATGGAGGTTACACTATTTGGCGCAAAGCCAAGGAAGAAAACTATTGGCGGGACAGCCTTGCTGTGCTTGGCTCTGGCAGCACTACCTGGTCTGACAGCACAGTGAGTCCGGAAAAAGGATATGAATACCAGGTCATCAAAAGTCTTCCAGCTTTTCCTTATGGAGATGGCAGTGCAAATTCAGGTGCTGGATACATCTATGCCGGAATTAAAATTCCACCTACTCACTTTTCTGGTATTTGTCTGATTGTAGTGGACGATACTTATAAAAATCTACTCACCGCTGAGATTAACCGCTTGCAGGATGATTTGGAAGCGGATGGCTGGAAGCCACAAGTAATTTTTGTCAATCGAAAAGATTCGGTCAGCATAGTAAAGTCAAGAATAAAATCATGGGCAATAAGTAATCCGGCTGATAACCAGGCACTCTTTCTGTTGGGACGCGTACCTGTACCCTATTCCGGCGAAATTGCTCCGGATGGTCACCACAGTGACCATAGAGGTGCCTGGCCTTGTGATGGCTATTATGCCGATCTGGATGGCCTCTGGACCGATCAGACGGTGAATATATCGAGTGCTGCCAGTTCCCGAAACTATAACAAGCCTGGAGATGGAAAATTTGATCAAAATGTAATTCCTTCTAGTGTTCGATTGCAAGTAGGTCGTGTTGATTTTTCCAACATGAGCAAATTTCCGGAATCAGAAGAGCAACTCTTGAGACGTTATTTGGACAAAGATCACGCCTGGCGAAGAGGAAAAATCAGTATCGAGGAAAGGGGGCTGGTAGACAATAATTTTCGGGACATTGAAGGCTTAGGACAGAGTGGCTGGATGAATTTCGCGCCTATGTTTGGGTTAGCAAATGTCAAAGACCTGCCTTATCATCAGACCCTTTCCAACCAATCTTACTTATGGTCTTATGGGTGTGGCGGTGGTGGACCAGAAAGTGCCTCTGACATCTCCAGCACAAGCAGTTTCGCAAAGGATTCTTTACTGAATATTTTCACTATGATGTTTGGTTCTTATTTTGGAGACTGGGATTATCCAAATAACTTTTTAAGAGCTGCCATTGCCTCGAGAACCTGCCTGGCCAGCACATGGGGTAATCGCCCGGTTTGGTTCTTACACCACATGGCAATGGGGGCACACATAGGATATTCTACACAAATGACGATGAACAATCGCGGCATTTACAAACCCAGATATTATGGCGGCTATGTGTCTACTGCACTCATGGGTGACCCCACCATCAAAATGCATGTCCATAGACCTGTAGAAAGCCTTACTGCAAGCCAGGATGGACTCAACATTCGTTTGGAGTGGGTGGATCCGGCCGGTTCGTCAGGTTATTTTATTTATAAGAAAACTGCCAATGACAGCACGTATAAATTACTAAATCCAATTCCGGTGAATGGTAATAACTACATAGACGCTTGCGCAGAAAAAGGATATGTTACCTACATGGTGCGCAGTACTTCCATCAAGACCAGTGGCAGTGGCAGTTATTCTATTTTAAGTGCAGGGGAAAGGGTTAGCATTAATAGTGAGCCTACCCCATTTTTTGCACAATCACAAATTGTCCATTCAGACCCCGCAAGGAATAATGGATCTATAAAAATATTTCCAAAGGGTGGATGTACTCCGTATCAATACATTTGGAACACCGGCCAAACTACAGAAGAAATTAAATCACTGGCTCCAGGAACATATTGTGTAACCATAACAGATTGCATGGGATGTTCAATTATACATTGTGCCACAGTAGACCTCAGTAGCAGTCTGGAATTATTACCTGGTATGGTGCATGCCATACTTTACCCAAATCCTGCACGTGATCATTTTGTTTTGCAATTGACATTTAGTGAATTACAGGACGTTCATTTATACCTTACCAATCTTCAAGGTAAAAAAATAGATGATCGTCATGAATCCGGAAAAGAAATAAATTTAAAGTGGAACACGCAAGCGCTTTCTCCTGGTCTTTACTGGTTGAACATTGTGAGCGCAAAGGGACATGTAACCATACCTTTTATCCATTTTTTGTAA
- a CDS encoding ATP-binding cassette domain-containing protein: MSYFLIQAQRLNLVYGDQVLFKDLQFEQQEKEWVELIGGNGSGKSSLIHAFYGLLSVQSGILKVLDYSLNPATPDFAAARRKIGIYSAKVPLIEDKTLRANLAIALNAADKIRDLNTDQYITDILEKFGLADKTLEEVSRLSSGEKVRLGLARAVIHKPRLLMLDNPFSALDESSIKLVKSQLTDLHQKEGTGVLLTGLSLSPFSPDNRKVYQITGKGLELV, from the coding sequence ATGTCTTACTTTTTAATTCAAGCTCAAAGATTGAATCTCGTTTACGGAGATCAAGTTTTATTTAAGGACCTTCAATTTGAACAGCAGGAAAAAGAATGGGTGGAGCTGATTGGAGGTAATGGAAGTGGAAAATCATCTCTTATCCATGCTTTTTATGGGCTTTTATCGGTTCAGTCGGGGATACTAAAAGTTTTGGACTACAGTTTGAACCCTGCGACCCCCGATTTTGCAGCTGCAAGGAGGAAAATCGGAATTTATAGTGCCAAAGTTCCTTTGATTGAAGACAAAACACTAAGGGCAAATCTGGCTATAGCGCTCAATGCAGCGGACAAAATCCGTGACCTAAATACCGATCAATACATCACGGACATACTGGAGAAATTTGGTCTCGCCGATAAAACGCTAGAGGAGGTTTCCCGATTGTCTTCGGGAGAAAAAGTTCGATTAGGTCTGGCAAGAGCAGTTATCCATAAGCCCAGGTTATTGATGTTGGATAACCCATTTTCTGCATTGGATGAATCTTCCATCAAGCTCGTGAAGTCCCAGCTGACAGATCTTCATCAGAAAGAGGGAACCGGTGTCCTGCTGACCGGGTTAAGTTTGAGTCCTTTTAGTCCAGATAACCGTAAAGTCTATCAGATTACAGGTAAAGGGCTTGAATTGGTCTAA
- a CDS encoding carbonic anhydrase (macrophage inducible 5; Mig-5) — protein sequence MRTQSKETQSSLTPDNALQILKEGNQRFMNNLKANRNLLQQVNETSSGQFPFATILSCIDSRTSAELIFDQGLGDIFSVRIAGNILNEDILGSMEFATKVVGTKIIVVLGHTKCGAVVGACNHVEMGNLTTLLNKIQPAIFQEKTVVENRNGSNEEFVQKVTELNIHLTIERIRRESPIIAELEENGKIKIVGGLYDVSTGMVRFYE from the coding sequence ATGCGAACCCAATCTAAAGAAACACAAAGTAGCCTTACTCCGGATAACGCTCTACAAATTCTAAAAGAAGGAAACCAAAGGTTTATGAACAACTTAAAAGCAAACCGGAATCTACTCCAACAAGTCAATGAAACTTCTTCCGGCCAATTCCCTTTTGCCACCATCCTCAGCTGTATTGATAGTCGCACATCAGCTGAACTTATTTTCGATCAGGGGTTGGGAGACATTTTTAGTGTCCGCATTGCCGGAAATATTCTTAACGAGGATATTCTTGGCAGCATGGAATTCGCTACAAAAGTAGTTGGTACTAAAATCATCGTCGTCCTCGGACATACCAAATGTGGCGCAGTAGTGGGCGCTTGCAATCATGTAGAAATGGGTAATTTGACTACCCTATTGAATAAAATCCAACCCGCAATATTTCAGGAAAAAACGGTTGTAGAAAACCGAAATGGATCCAATGAAGAATTTGTCCAAAAAGTAACAGAGCTAAATATTCATCTGACGATTGAACGGATCCGTCGCGAAAGTCCAATTATTGCTGAATTGGAAGAAAATGGAAAGATCAAAATTGTGGGAGGACTATATGATGTATCCACCGGAATGGTGCGCTTTTATGAATGA
- a CDS encoding DinB family protein — protein sequence MNRQELINQFTKNHQEFVEYVQDLSDEKLMFSPSEKWNAGQQLNHIYLCLLPIEQALASKEYILNKFGLSDHSSLPYEEIVKHYINALNKGGKAPDRFVPETFDLLNRPLLTSKLYDLLLKIGQHFENYSEEELDSLVLPHPLLGRLTIRELFYVMTDHAVHHHKQVIRNLEEFHG from the coding sequence ATGAATCGTCAGGAATTAATCAATCAGTTTACCAAAAATCATCAGGAGTTCGTGGAATACGTACAGGACCTTTCCGATGAAAAACTGATGTTCAGCCCCTCAGAGAAGTGGAATGCAGGTCAACAATTAAACCATATTTATTTATGTCTGCTGCCCATAGAACAGGCATTGGCTTCCAAAGAATATATCCTAAATAAATTTGGTTTATCGGATCATTCCAGTCTCCCTTACGAGGAGATCGTAAAACATTATATAAATGCTTTGAACAAAGGAGGTAAAGCTCCGGATAGATTCGTACCGGAGACTTTTGATCTGCTCAACAGGCCATTATTGACCAGTAAACTATACGATCTTCTGCTTAAGATTGGACAACACTTTGAAAATTATTCTGAAGAGGAATTGGATTCTCTGGTTTTACCCCACCCATTACTTGGCAGGCTGACCATCAGAGAATTGTTTTATGTAATGACCGATCACGCTGTTCATCACCACAAACAAGTGATTAGAAATCTTGAGGAATTTCACGGTTAA
- a CDS encoding SRPBCC family protein: MKILKTVSLILVIIIALPLIVAIFIPRQYTVSVSETINKPKKEVYDYLVMLKNQEEFSEWVKADPNLHPVITGVDGTVGAKQSWNSKDDNVGEGEQTITKLTDDRIDVDIKFIRPFEGNAKAANIFKVINENQTEVISEFYADEKYPLNLMSYLFGRGMIKNTEIKNLKNVKQILEK, translated from the coding sequence ATGAAAATCTTAAAAACAGTTTCACTTATCCTTGTAATAATTATCGCATTGCCGCTGATTGTTGCCATATTTATACCAAGACAATACACAGTATCGGTGAGTGAAACCATCAACAAACCAAAAAAAGAAGTCTATGATTATTTAGTCATGTTAAAGAATCAGGAAGAGTTCAGCGAATGGGTAAAAGCAGATCCTAATCTTCACCCGGTAATCACAGGAGTTGATGGCACGGTCGGAGCCAAACAAAGTTGGAACAGCAAAGATGATAATGTGGGCGAAGGTGAACAAACCATTACTAAACTAACAGACGACAGAATAGATGTGGACATAAAATTCATCAGACCATTTGAAGGAAATGCAAAGGCTGCTAATATCTTTAAGGTCATTAATGAAAATCAAACCGAAGTTATTAGTGAGTTTTATGCCGATGAAAAATATCCATTGAACTTAATGTCGTATTTGTTTGGGCGGGGCATGATAAAAAATACGGAAATCAAAAATTTAAAGAACGTCAAACAGATTTTAGAAAAATAG
- a CDS encoding T9SS type A sorting domain-containing protein, which translates to MKNIILFSFFSLSFLNISFCQLANGSPAPDITVQDINGNTISLHASMAGGKSACLDIMATWCGPCWSFHNSGVLESVHANLSSLTNVYMLEGDFATNTNCLYGPSGCTGSGTWGNWVSGTPYQIANLTASNGGTVMNDYNINYFPTLYVISPDFRTWEIENRSYIEYYNWIVHSFTLDASASVNHSTCGDNGKVNLNPTGGYGALKFKWSNGATSEDLINIPGGVYSVTVTDQNGYFESYGPWTVDGPAKRVAITSQKQTNNICFGESKGDISIQVAYGTPGYVYNWSNGGTSNSIVGLAAGLYTVTVTDAANCTITKTYSISEPPLLTAVPVKGDETCDNKNGFIAITASGGTKPYSYDIGFGKRTTSVFNNLSGGTYNIKVTDLKNCLFTDQITVDATHKPITEAGANTNLYCGRDTVFLDGFGTDQGSDFTYTWSTRKGKILGDNNTLQIALNKAGVYVLKVKNLINGCENSDSVEVKDIRVYPDVKASGDGLVDCKTPDRTISGATISTNTKYFWTKLNSGFKDTSKAILVSSGGDFVFNVQDTINQCLSKDTVSITENKMHPQIQIESNGNLNCTIRNLEINALNSDSGSDFTISWITNDGHILSGVNGLKPFVDKPGTYVLEILNNVNGCLSVESIKIEEDITPPTIVLGNINDVSCMHKEIILDATQSLPAGKLAYQWTTADGRIISGVTSDQLTINKGGTYELLLKNKENTCSSSGKYNVLEQTTPVSEFNYARELLTLNFKDISKGIAKSWHWDFGDQTSSSEQNPVHQYAKEGEYKVCLKIENECGIAESCQNIVLASSSVLALSGWEIRPVSCFGGKDGFIKLNVQGGTPPYQYLWSDGSAQSEIKNLAKGNYSVEIKDALGAIIQKSFTINQATEIIYDKLTIKGAKDGLPNGSISLDVSGGVPAYQFLWSNGLTTEQIQGLALGIYSLQVKDANGCEKLFGPFEVRDVTATKDVFGLENFDLVPNPVQGQGRITIAFDQKTDFDLSVTDAVGKVFNKWHMNANRTDISLDVSTLEQGLYLVVLKTDKGVQTRKWMVVR; encoded by the coding sequence ATGAAGAATATTATTCTGTTTTCTTTTTTTAGTTTATCTTTTTTAAATATTTCATTTTGTCAATTGGCAAATGGCAGTCCTGCGCCGGATATTACGGTGCAAGACATCAATGGTAACACCATCAGTTTACATGCTTCCATGGCAGGAGGAAAATCAGCTTGTCTGGATATTATGGCGACCTGGTGCGGGCCATGTTGGTCTTTTCACAACAGTGGGGTACTGGAAAGTGTCCATGCGAATTTAAGTTCATTGACCAATGTTTACATGCTGGAAGGTGATTTTGCCACCAACACCAATTGTCTTTATGGCCCCTCAGGGTGTACCGGGAGTGGCACCTGGGGGAATTGGGTTTCTGGCACTCCTTACCAGATCGCAAATCTAACTGCCAGCAACGGCGGTACTGTGATGAACGATTACAACATCAATTATTTTCCTACACTTTATGTTATCTCACCTGATTTTAGGACATGGGAAATTGAAAACAGGAGTTACATTGAATATTATAACTGGATCGTGCACAGCTTTACGCTGGATGCCAGCGCCAGTGTCAACCATTCTACTTGCGGAGACAATGGAAAAGTCAACCTTAATCCAACAGGTGGTTACGGTGCATTGAAATTTAAATGGAGTAATGGTGCTACCTCTGAAGATTTAATCAACATACCTGGGGGTGTATATTCCGTCACAGTTACAGATCAAAATGGTTACTTTGAATCTTACGGCCCATGGACAGTGGATGGACCAGCCAAAAGGGTAGCCATTACCAGTCAAAAACAAACGAATAATATTTGCTTTGGTGAATCAAAAGGGGATATCAGTATTCAGGTTGCATACGGAACACCAGGATATGTCTATAACTGGAGCAATGGAGGCACTTCAAATTCAATTGTCGGCCTGGCAGCTGGTTTATATACAGTGACCGTAACCGATGCAGCAAATTGTACTATTACGAAGACCTACAGTATTTCTGAACCACCGTTATTGACGGCTGTTCCAGTAAAAGGAGATGAAACCTGTGATAACAAGAATGGATTTATTGCCATCACTGCAAGTGGTGGAACCAAACCCTATTCGTATGATATTGGATTTGGTAAAAGAACTACTTCGGTTTTTAATAATTTGTCAGGTGGAACTTACAATATCAAGGTTACCGATTTAAAAAATTGTTTATTTACCGACCAGATTACCGTAGATGCTACCCATAAACCGATTACAGAAGCCGGTGCAAACACAAATTTATATTGTGGGCGAGACACAGTGTTTTTAGATGGTTTCGGGACAGATCAGGGATCAGATTTTACCTATACCTGGTCGACCAGGAAAGGAAAAATTCTGGGGGACAACAATACTTTACAGATAGCTTTAAATAAAGCCGGGGTATATGTGCTTAAAGTTAAAAACCTTATCAACGGTTGTGAAAATTCTGATTCTGTAGAAGTTAAAGATATTCGTGTTTACCCGGATGTTAAAGCTTCAGGAGATGGGTTGGTGGATTGTAAGACGCCTGACAGGACAATCTCCGGTGCAACGATCAGCACAAATACCAAATACTTTTGGACAAAACTGAATTCAGGATTCAAGGACACATCCAAAGCAATTTTGGTAAGTTCCGGTGGAGATTTTGTATTCAATGTACAAGACACGATTAATCAATGTCTGTCAAAAGATACCGTATCCATTACGGAAAACAAGATGCATCCACAAATTCAGATCGAATCCAATGGTAATCTAAATTGTACCATAAGGAATCTGGAAATAAATGCTTTGAATTCAGATTCGGGGAGTGATTTTACCATCAGTTGGATCACTAACGATGGACACATCCTTTCTGGGGTAAATGGATTAAAACCTTTTGTCGATAAACCCGGGACTTATGTACTCGAAATATTAAATAATGTCAACGGTTGTCTGAGTGTCGAGTCCATTAAAATTGAGGAAGATATCACTCCGCCGACCATTGTGTTAGGAAACATTAACGATGTTAGTTGTATGCATAAGGAAATTATACTTGACGCAACACAGTCATTACCTGCCGGTAAACTAGCATATCAATGGACTACAGCTGATGGGCGTATAATATCTGGAGTAACCTCGGATCAGTTAACCATCAATAAAGGTGGTACTTATGAGTTGCTATTAAAAAATAAGGAAAATACTTGTAGTTCATCAGGAAAGTATAATGTCCTGGAACAAACCACTCCGGTCTCGGAGTTTAACTATGCCAGAGAATTACTCACCCTGAATTTTAAGGATATTTCAAAAGGAATTGCCAAATCATGGCATTGGGATTTTGGAGATCAGACTTCAAGTTCAGAACAAAACCCTGTACACCAATATGCAAAAGAAGGGGAGTATAAAGTATGTTTGAAAATTGAAAATGAATGCGGCATAGCAGAAAGTTGTCAGAACATAGTTCTTGCAAGTTCAAGTGTTCTTGCATTGAGCGGCTGGGAAATCAGACCTGTTAGTTGCTTTGGTGGTAAAGATGGTTTTATCAAATTGAATGTACAGGGGGGGACACCACCTTATCAATATCTGTGGAGTGACGGATCTGCTCAATCTGAAATAAAAAACCTTGCTAAAGGAAATTATTCAGTAGAAATAAAGGATGCTTTGGGGGCAATAATTCAAAAGTCGTTTACTATTAACCAGGCGACTGAAATAATTTATGACAAACTTACCATCAAAGGTGCGAAAGATGGTTTACCCAATGGAAGTATTAGTCTGGATGTTTCAGGAGGAGTCCCTGCCTACCAATTTCTATGGTCCAATGGTTTGACCACTGAGCAAATTCAAGGGCTTGCATTGGGAATTTACAGTCTTCAGGTGAAAGACGCCAATGGCTGTGAGAAGTTGTTTGGGCCATTTGAAGTAAGAGATGTTACAGCCACCAAGGATGTTTTTGGTTTAGAAAATTTTGACCTGGTGCCAAATCCGGTACAGGGACAAGGAAGAATTACCATTGCATTTGATCAAAAAACAGACTTTGATTTAAGTGTAACTGATGCTGTGGGAAAAGTATTTAATAAGTGGCACATGAATGCGAATCGGACTGATATTTCTTTGGATGTTTCGACTTTGGAACAGGGATTATATCTGGTTGTACTAAAAACCGATAAAGGAGTTCAGACCAGAAAATGGATGGTGGTGAGATAA
- the ffh gene encoding signal recognition particle protein has protein sequence MFENLNEKLELAFKSLKGEGKLTELNVAESIKEIRRALVGADVNYKIAKEFTDKVKEQAMGTRNILTSVKPGELMVKIVMDELTELMGGQAAGLNLNGSPAVILISGLQGSGKTTFSGKLALYLKTKKNKKVLLTACDVYRPAAVDQLTVVAEQVGVEIFKDPESKEPVSISQRAIAHAKANGLEVVIIDTAGRTSVDEEMMAEIEQIKNTIQPSETLFVVDSMTGQDAVNTALAFHERINYDGVVLTKLDGDTRGGAALSIKYTIGKPIKFVSAGEKMDTLDIFYPDRMAQRILGMGDIVSLVEKAQEQFDEKEAKKIESKIKQNKFDFNDFLVQLNQIKKMGDIKSVLGMIPGVGKMVKDIDIDDNAFKKVESIIQSMTPKERANPDLLNMSRKTRIAKGCGKTIHEVNAFMKQFEEMRKMMFMMSKGNGMGNMMKQMQNMRRY, from the coding sequence ATGTTTGAAAATCTTAATGAAAAACTCGAATTAGCCTTTAAAAGCCTTAAAGGGGAAGGAAAATTGACAGAGCTCAACGTCGCAGAATCCATCAAGGAAATTCGCCGGGCGCTTGTAGGGGCGGATGTCAATTACAAGATTGCCAAGGAATTTACGGATAAGGTGAAGGAACAGGCTATGGGGACCCGTAACATTTTGACCTCAGTCAAACCAGGGGAACTCATGGTGAAGATCGTTATGGATGAGCTCACGGAACTCATGGGTGGGCAGGCTGCGGGTCTAAATCTCAATGGTTCTCCGGCTGTAATTCTGATATCGGGGTTACAAGGTTCTGGTAAGACGACCTTTTCAGGAAAACTTGCACTTTATTTAAAGACGAAAAAGAATAAAAAGGTATTGCTCACGGCTTGTGACGTATATCGTCCTGCTGCCGTGGACCAATTGACTGTGGTTGCGGAACAAGTAGGGGTGGAAATTTTTAAAGATCCGGAAAGTAAAGAACCGGTATCCATTTCCCAAAGAGCAATTGCCCATGCCAAAGCAAACGGTTTGGAGGTTGTCATTATAGATACTGCAGGACGGACTTCTGTAGATGAGGAAATGATGGCTGAAATTGAACAAATCAAAAATACCATTCAGCCTTCTGAAACTTTATTTGTGGTCGATTCCATGACTGGACAAGATGCAGTAAATACTGCTCTGGCTTTTCATGAAAGAATCAACTATGATGGTGTGGTACTTACTAAATTGGATGGAGATACCCGAGGTGGAGCTGCTTTATCCATAAAGTATACTATAGGGAAACCAATTAAATTTGTTTCCGCTGGAGAAAAAATGGATACGCTGGATATTTTTTATCCGGATCGTATGGCGCAAAGAATCCTTGGCATGGGGGATATTGTATCCCTCGTGGAAAAAGCCCAGGAGCAATTTGATGAAAAGGAAGCCAAAAAAATTGAAAGTAAAATCAAACAAAACAAGTTTGACTTCAATGACTTTTTAGTTCAGCTGAACCAAATCAAAAAAATGGGAGACATCAAGAGTGTGCTTGGCATGATCCCGGGTGTCGGAAAAATGGTAAAGGACATAGATATAGACGATAATGCCTTTAAAAAAGTAGAATCCATTATACAGTCCATGACCCCTAAAGAAAGAGCTAATCCTGATTTGCTGAATATGTCCAGAAAAACACGCATCGCCAAAGGTTGTGGTAAGACAATCCATGAAGTGAATGCTTTCATGAAGCAGTTTGAAGAAATGAGGAAGATGATGTTTATGATGAGCAAAGGCAATGGCATGGGGAACATGATGAAGCAAATGCAAAACATGCGTCGTTATTAA
- a CDS encoding TetR/AcrR family transcriptional regulator — MDFQVKFNINEKIYLRNPEISEIGKQIVKKAIDLIYELGFEQFTFKKLAHEINSTEATVYRYFENKHRLLLYILNWYWCYMEFLVIFKLENVADKKEKLRIIVNLLTHEFSESTNQFDYNKKYLNHIVIAESSKVYLVKEVSEINKNEVFKPYKDLCAKIASVISSYNPKYKYPRSLSTTLIETSHQQQYFSINLPKLTDATAKNKSEFTCQFIEDFLFKVLG, encoded by the coding sequence ATGGATTTTCAGGTAAAGTTTAACATCAATGAAAAGATTTATCTCCGTAATCCCGAAATCAGCGAGATTGGCAAACAAATCGTAAAAAAGGCAATTGACCTTATCTACGAATTGGGATTTGAGCAGTTTACTTTTAAAAAATTGGCCCATGAGATAAATAGTACAGAAGCTACCGTGTATAGATATTTTGAAAACAAACATCGGTTGTTATTATACATTTTGAATTGGTATTGGTGTTATATGGAATTTCTGGTAATATTCAAACTGGAAAATGTAGCCGACAAAAAAGAAAAATTAAGAATTATAGTTAATCTTTTGACCCATGAATTTTCGGAAAGTACCAATCAGTTTGATTACAACAAAAAGTATTTAAATCATATTGTCATTGCAGAAAGCAGTAAGGTTTATTTGGTGAAAGAGGTGTCCGAAATCAATAAAAATGAGGTATTTAAGCCCTACAAGGATCTATGTGCAAAGATCGCATCAGTGATCAGCAGTTATAATCCAAAATACAAATACCCAAGGTCTTTGAGCACTACATTGATTGAAACCTCACACCAACAGCAATATTTTAGTATCAATTTACCAAAACTCACGGATGCTACAGCTAAGAACAAATCAGAATTTACCTGCCAGTTTATAGAAGATTTCTTGTTTAAGGTATTGGGTTAG
- a CDS encoding Hsp20/alpha crystallin family protein, translating to MGNLMKVNRFLPNFSNFFDEAFTKEFFNWDDKNFAANGGTLPSVNVRETDKEYFIELAAPGLKKEDFKVEMKNDMLTISAERKDEKEEKRGDFTRREFNYSSFCRSFYVPDLAEKNKVDAKYEDGMLTIMMAKKMVEEPKPKFIEIH from the coding sequence ATGGGAAATTTAATGAAAGTTAACAGGTTCTTGCCTAATTTCAGTAACTTCTTTGATGAAGCTTTTACAAAGGAGTTCTTCAATTGGGACGATAAAAATTTCGCAGCAAATGGGGGTACACTTCCTTCTGTAAACGTAAGAGAAACCGATAAAGAGTATTTTATAGAGTTGGCTGCTCCGGGATTGAAAAAAGAAGATTTTAAGGTAGAAATGAAAAATGATATGTTAACAATCTCTGCAGAGAGAAAGGATGAGAAGGAAGAGAAGAGGGGCGATTTCACTCGAAGAGAGTTTAATTACAGTTCTTTCTGCCGCAGTTTCTATGTGCCGGATTTAGCTGAAAAAAACAAGGTTGATGCCAAATATGAGGATGGTATGCTGACCATAATGATGGCAAAGAAAATGGTCGAAGAGCCAAAACCAAAATTTATTGAAATTCATTAG